Proteins found in one Roseovarius pelagicus genomic segment:
- a CDS encoding ABC transporter substrate-binding protein codes for MKSTLSRRQFVSRTAALTGLAAAGPLSPAFAARNDQMNILCWEGYNSDEVLGPFRDANAGATVRAESGTSDPDMINKLRAGETSVWDLINVNQPWARDQLYPEGLIKPLNKDRFLPHFEKMLPEFANPPYDLAFAEDGELIGMPQRYGPFSFVVNTDVISREMAEDQGWNLFLDPKMKDRYGVLTYDNWNVMHMCLTAGLNPFAPVEGADIEKFRETADAIFGGAKLLTDDLVAMNTALINGEIDAYFTGGTYTASPARYDGATQVRAITPNSGPVDGKGGVVWIELTSAVSNPDPSNLAEDFLEFVQKPEISKAVAFTEGTYNPVSQMGNPEVMALFDADELDAIQMDSLAEEMDRSLDYSVITSYDTLIDIYTQSRRS; via the coding sequence ATGAAATCGACACTATCCAGACGCCAGTTTGTGAGCCGCACTGCGGCACTGACCGGGCTGGCAGCAGCGGGCCCTCTCAGCCCTGCATTTGCCGCACGCAACGATCAGATGAACATATTGTGCTGGGAAGGCTACAACTCTGACGAGGTGCTTGGCCCCTTCCGCGATGCGAACGCTGGTGCCACTGTGCGCGCCGAAAGCGGCACGTCGGACCCCGACATGATCAACAAGCTGCGCGCAGGCGAGACATCCGTATGGGATCTGATCAACGTGAACCAACCGTGGGCACGGGACCAGCTATACCCAGAAGGGCTGATCAAGCCACTGAACAAGGATCGCTTCCTGCCGCATTTCGAGAAGATGCTGCCCGAATTCGCAAATCCGCCCTATGATCTGGCCTTTGCCGAAGATGGCGAGCTGATCGGCATGCCCCAGCGGTATGGCCCGTTCAGCTTTGTTGTGAACACGGACGTCATCAGCCGCGAGATGGCCGAAGATCAGGGCTGGAACCTGTTCCTCGACCCCAAGATGAAGGATCGCTACGGCGTTCTGACCTATGACAACTGGAACGTCATGCACATGTGCCTGACGGCCGGTCTGAACCCGTTCGCACCCGTGGAGGGCGCGGACATCGAGAAGTTCCGCGAGACGGCGGATGCAATCTTTGGCGGCGCCAAGCTTCTGACGGATGATCTGGTGGCGATGAACACCGCACTGATCAATGGCGAAATCGACGCCTACTTTACCGGCGGCACCTACACGGCCTCGCCGGCGCGGTACGACGGTGCCACCCAAGTGCGCGCAATCACCCCGAACAGCGGCCCGGTGGACGGCAAGGGTGGTGTGGTCTGGATCGAACTGACATCCGCTGTCAGCAATCCAGACCCCAGCAATCTGGCCGAGGATTTCCTCGAATTCGTCCAAAAGCCCGAGATTTCCAAGGCTGTGGCGTTCACCGAGGGCACCTACAATCCGGTCAGCCAAATGGGCAACCCTGAGGTCATGGCGCTGTTTGATGCTGACGAACTGGATGCGATCCAGATGGACAGTCTGGCAGAAGAGATGGATCGGTCGCTGGATTACAGCGTGATCACCTCCTACGACACGCTGATTGATATCTATACTCAATCCCGCCGGTCCTGA
- a CDS encoding ABC transporter ATP-binding protein encodes MESNSLLRLRNVVKQFGSFTALHGVDLDIEEGEFFTIVGPSGSGKSTLIRLLVGMDEVTSGEIWLRDKRIDQTPANLRPTCMVFQSLALFPHMTVGQNIEFPLKLRKEAPGKRRARALELLDLLRLPRDYYDKRISQCSGGERQRVALARALAFDPEILFFDEPLSALDYRLRKTLEKELKDLHARTGKTFVYITHSLEEAMVMSDRIAIMNAGVFEQISVADEIYSAPVSRFVAEFMGEVNLFDVTADANGTLNGSGLTTGTDTPPSDLSAGETGLLMVRPEDVQFAREDGRHHYTIAGQVVAEYALGSRIQYEVETETGQTVSVEKLREHRLPDAEGQSVILGFSSDATHMIRGA; translated from the coding sequence ATGGAATCCAACTCGCTTCTTCGTCTGCGAAACGTGGTCAAGCAATTCGGCTCTTTCACCGCGCTGCACGGTGTCGACCTCGATATCGAAGAAGGTGAGTTCTTTACCATCGTCGGTCCATCGGGCAGTGGCAAATCGACCCTGATCCGCCTGCTGGTGGGCATGGACGAGGTCACCTCCGGTGAAATCTGGCTACGAGACAAACGTATCGACCAGACGCCCGCCAACTTGCGTCCGACGTGCATGGTGTTCCAGTCACTGGCGTTGTTCCCGCATATGACTGTGGGGCAGAACATAGAATTCCCGCTGAAGCTGCGCAAAGAAGCGCCCGGCAAACGGCGCGCGCGCGCGCTGGAATTGCTGGACCTGCTGCGCCTGCCTCGCGACTATTATGACAAGCGCATCTCGCAATGCTCCGGTGGCGAAAGGCAACGTGTCGCGCTGGCTCGCGCGCTGGCCTTTGATCCCGAGATCTTGTTTTTTGACGAACCGCTCTCGGCGCTGGATTACCGGCTACGCAAAACGCTAGAAAAAGAGCTGAAAGATTTGCATGCCCGCACCGGCAAGACGTTCGTTTACATCACCCACAGCCTCGAAGAGGCGATGGTTATGTCGGATCGCATCGCGATTATGAATGCCGGTGTGTTCGAGCAAATCTCTGTCGCGGACGAGATCTACAGCGCGCCCGTCAGCCGCTTTGTGGCTGAGTTCATGGGCGAGGTGAACCTCTTTGACGTCACAGCAGACGCAAACGGCACCCTAAACGGATCGGGGTTGACGACCGGCACCGATACGCCGCCCTCTGATCTGAGTGCGGGGGAAACCGGCCTGCTGATGGTACGGCCAGAGGATGTGCAATTCGCCCGCGAGGATGGCCGCCATCACTATACCATCGCAGGACAGGTGGTCGCGGAATACGCACTGGGATCTCGAATACAATACGAGGTCGAAACCGAGACCGGACAAACCGTATCGGTTGAAAAGCTGCGCGAACACCGCCTGCCGGATGCCGAAGGTCAATCCGTGATACTGGGCTTCAGTTCCGATGCGACCCACATGATCCGGGGGGCATGA